One Micromonospora eburnea genomic region harbors:
- a CDS encoding Gfo/Idh/MocA family protein, producing the protein MRLRVGVIGCGTVAQIMHLPYLRSLPDLFEIAAVSDLSPGLVDAIGRMYGVPEKHRHTDYRALLDDDVDAVLVLSSGSHGPQVLDAVNAGKHVLVEKPLSLTVREADEIEAATKKAGVTVMVGYMKRFDPGYLYGQQMVKAMSDARYVQINTLHPAEDQYIDIHGVLRFGDVPPEVAQRATRAHEELLDEAVGGLSDSLRFVYYDVFLGSMVHDINALRALVGEPEDVLFTEVWPAGSTTPSVTTVLRHPGDLRTTYTWTYLAEVRDYFEELAVLSPTQRVRIQFPSPFLKHWPTPVVVQRMEDGALIESRVQASYDEAFREELRAFHDCVTGGKAPLTDVADSRADIVVLQRILAAGAPAGLGGEAGRWR; encoded by the coding sequence GTGCGCCTTCGGGTTGGCGTGATCGGCTGCGGCACGGTCGCGCAGATCATGCATCTGCCGTATCTCCGCAGCCTTCCCGACCTGTTCGAGATCGCCGCGGTGAGCGACCTCTCGCCCGGCCTCGTTGACGCCATCGGCCGGATGTACGGCGTGCCCGAGAAGCATCGCCACACCGACTACCGTGCGTTGCTCGACGACGACGTCGACGCGGTTCTCGTCCTCAGTAGCGGCAGCCACGGCCCACAGGTGCTCGACGCCGTCAACGCGGGCAAGCATGTGCTGGTCGAGAAGCCGCTCTCGCTCACCGTCCGCGAAGCCGACGAGATCGAGGCCGCCACGAAAAAGGCCGGCGTGACCGTGATGGTCGGCTACATGAAGCGGTTCGATCCCGGCTACCTGTACGGCCAGCAGATGGTCAAGGCCATGTCGGACGCGCGGTACGTACAGATCAACACGCTGCATCCCGCGGAGGACCAGTACATCGACATCCACGGCGTGCTGCGGTTCGGAGACGTTCCGCCCGAGGTCGCCCAGCGCGCCACCCGGGCGCACGAGGAACTGCTCGACGAGGCGGTCGGCGGGCTGAGCGACAGCCTGCGGTTCGTCTACTACGACGTGTTCCTGGGAAGCATGGTGCACGACATCAACGCACTGCGCGCGCTCGTCGGTGAACCGGAGGACGTGCTCTTCACGGAGGTCTGGCCCGCGGGTTCGACGACTCCCTCGGTTACCACCGTGCTGCGGCACCCCGGGGACCTGCGGACCACCTACACCTGGACGTACCTCGCCGAGGTGCGCGACTACTTCGAGGAACTGGCCGTCCTCTCGCCCACCCAGCGGGTTCGCATCCAGTTCCCGTCGCCGTTCCTCAAGCATTGGCCCACGCCCGTGGTGGTCCAGCGCATGGAGGACGGCGCGCTGATCGAGAGCCGGGTGCAGGCGTCCTACGACGAGGCGTTCCGGGAGGAACTCCGGGCGTTCCACGACTGCGTGACCGGCGGCAAGGCGCCGCTGACCGACGTGGCGGACTCGCGTGCCGACATCGTCGTCCTACAGCGGATCCTGGCCGCCGGAGCACCCGCCGGACTCGGCGGTGAGGCGGGGAGGTGGCGATGA
- a CDS encoding phosphotransferase — MGFGSYHWSATDQHGSEWFVKVDDLGFAEDGREEEFGRLGRSQGTALTLHRDAGLEFVLAPVPAEDGAPLWRLSSRYALSVFPMIAGTAGEFGPHRREDLAEVTGFLAELHRATPAVAHLAPRAELLLPGRDGLNAALADLGRPWTGGPHSEAARDLLTLHEERVRQWLDRFDRLVDEVRGDGSDWVVTHGEPHPGNVMRSPTGAWLIDWATVQMAPLERDMWMLTDAFAGMLREEPAGADEQLLAQYSRISDRTVSPAGVALYRLWWPLADVAAFLDDLRRPHSEGEDAAAALKYLALNLEAASA, encoded by the coding sequence GTGGGGTTCGGCAGTTACCACTGGTCGGCGACTGACCAGCACGGATCGGAATGGTTTGTCAAGGTTGACGACCTCGGCTTCGCGGAGGATGGGAGGGAAGAGGAGTTCGGCCGGCTCGGCCGTTCACAGGGGACCGCATTGACCCTGCACCGCGACGCGGGACTCGAATTCGTGCTTGCTCCCGTTCCGGCCGAGGACGGCGCACCGTTGTGGAGACTGTCGTCGCGGTACGCCCTGTCGGTGTTCCCGATGATCGCCGGCACCGCCGGGGAGTTCGGCCCCCATCGGCGCGAGGATCTCGCCGAGGTGACCGGGTTCCTGGCCGAGCTGCACCGTGCCACCCCCGCGGTCGCTCACCTGGCGCCGCGTGCCGAACTGCTGCTGCCCGGCAGGGACGGGCTGAACGCGGCTCTCGCTGATCTGGGGCGTCCCTGGACCGGTGGCCCGCACTCCGAGGCCGCCCGGGATCTGCTGACCCTTCACGAGGAGCGTGTCCGGCAGTGGCTGGACAGGTTCGACCGGCTCGTCGACGAGGTGCGCGGCGACGGGTCCGACTGGGTGGTCACCCACGGTGAGCCGCATCCCGGCAACGTCATGCGCTCACCCACCGGGGCCTGGTTGATCGACTGGGCGACCGTGCAGATGGCGCCGTTGGAGCGAGACATGTGGATGCTCACCGACGCGTTCGCCGGCATGCTCCGGGAGGAGCCCGCCGGCGCTGACGAGCAACTTCTGGCCCAGTACAGCCGGATCAGCGACCGCACCGTGTCGCCGGCCGGGGTAGCCCTCTACCGGCTCTGGTGGCCGCTCGCCGACGTTGCTGCCTTCCTCGACGACCTCCGCCGTCCGCACAGCGAAGGTGAGGACGCCGCCGCGGCGCTGAAGTACCTCGCCCTCAACCTTGAGGCCGCGTCGGCCTGA
- a CDS encoding ABC transporter ATP-binding protein yields MNRLPVADRSAVRRTAAGLLVRDRRAAAVVLVLHGTAAIVGLGAPWLLGRIVDEVGAGAGVAAVDRLALAIVGCVLAQLLLSRYARYAAHRLGERAVARLREEFVSRTLALPVSVVERAGVGDLSTRSSVDVANVGATVRDVVPTIAVAGAQVSLLFGAVFLLHPLLGLVALVGIPSIYAVTRWYLRRGTPAYLAEGAATAELTDALTTTAEGARTVEALRLADDRIAYGRERIHGAWVTRRATLRLRSVFMPVVETTYSLPIAAVLLLGGILLSEGMVTLGEVVAAALYLQQAIDPIDRILQWTEQAQRGFASLTRVLGVGQVPPEQLGRTCVPTDRRLVLRGVRFSYDGRRDVLHGLDLEVRPGERLAIVGPSGAGKSTLARLLAGIDAPRDGVVSIGGCPVSALDPAERRRRIALVTQEHHVFIGSLRDNLAFAAPSASDEDMLSALDSVGADWYAALPAGLDTELGDGAKRLDIAQAQQLALARLLLADPDVMILDEATAALDPTTARRTERALAAVLVGRTVIAVAHRLNTARDADRIAVLVDGRIAELGNHDDLVRAGGAYAALWRSWHG; encoded by the coding sequence GTGAACCGGCTTCCCGTGGCGGACCGATCCGCCGTCCGCCGGACCGCGGCCGGTCTCCTCGTCCGGGACCGCAGGGCGGCAGCCGTGGTGCTGGTGTTGCACGGCACCGCCGCGATCGTGGGCCTGGGCGCGCCGTGGCTGCTCGGCCGGATCGTCGACGAGGTCGGTGCAGGTGCCGGCGTGGCCGCTGTGGACCGGCTGGCGCTGGCCATCGTCGGGTGTGTCCTGGCGCAGCTGTTGCTCTCCCGGTATGCCCGGTACGCCGCTCACCGGCTCGGCGAGCGGGCCGTGGCCCGGCTACGTGAGGAGTTCGTTTCTCGGACGCTCGCCCTGCCCGTCTCGGTGGTCGAGCGGGCCGGTGTCGGCGATCTGTCCACCCGCAGTTCGGTCGACGTCGCGAACGTCGGAGCGACTGTCCGGGACGTGGTGCCCACCATCGCCGTCGCGGGGGCGCAGGTGTCGCTGCTCTTCGGGGCCGTGTTCCTGCTGCACCCGCTGCTTGGCCTGGTCGCGCTGGTCGGGATTCCGTCGATCTACGCCGTCACCCGCTGGTATCTGCGCCGGGGCACTCCCGCGTACCTCGCCGAGGGCGCGGCGACCGCCGAGCTCACCGACGCGCTCACCACGACCGCGGAGGGCGCCCGCACGGTGGAGGCGCTTCGCCTCGCCGACGACCGTATCGCGTACGGCAGGGAGCGGATACACGGGGCGTGGGTGACGCGGCGGGCCACCTTGCGGTTGCGGTCGGTGTTCATGCCGGTGGTGGAAACCACCTACTCGTTGCCGATCGCCGCGGTGCTGCTTCTCGGTGGCATTCTCCTGTCCGAGGGTATGGTCACCCTCGGTGAGGTGGTCGCCGCGGCGCTCTACCTTCAGCAGGCGATCGATCCGATCGACCGAATCCTGCAATGGACGGAACAGGCGCAGCGCGGCTTCGCCTCCCTCACGCGTGTCCTCGGGGTGGGGCAGGTGCCGCCCGAGCAGCTCGGGCGGACCTGCGTTCCCACGGACCGCAGGCTGGTGCTGCGCGGCGTACGGTTTTCGTACGACGGCCGCCGCGACGTGCTGCACGGCCTCGATCTCGAGGTGCGTCCGGGCGAACGCCTCGCGATCGTCGGTCCCTCCGGAGCAGGAAAGTCCACTCTGGCCCGGCTGCTCGCCGGAATCGACGCGCCCCGCGACGGCGTCGTCAGCATCGGCGGATGTCCGGTCAGCGCGCTGGACCCGGCTGAGCGCCGGCGCCGGATCGCGCTGGTCACGCAGGAGCACCACGTCTTCATCGGGTCACTGCGGGACAACCTGGCCTTCGCGGCGCCCAGCGCCTCCGACGAGGATATGTTGTCCGCACTGGACAGTGTCGGCGCGGACTGGTACGCCGCACTGCCCGCCGGCCTCGACACGGAGCTGGGCGACGGGGCCAAAAGGCTCGACATCGCCCAGGCCCAGCAGCTGGCGCTCGCCAGGCTGCTGCTGGCCGACCCGGACGTCATGATCCTCGACGAGGCGACCGCCGCGCTCGATCCGACCACCGCCCGGCGGACGGAACGCGCCCTCGCCGCCGTGCTGGTCGGACGTACGGTCATCGCCGTCGCGCACCGGCTCAACACGGCGCGGGACGCCGACCGGATCGCCGTGCTCGTCGATGGGCGGATCGCCGAGCTCGGCAACCACGATGACCTGGTACGCGCCGGCGGCGCCTACGCCGCGCTGTGGCGTTCCTGGCACGGCTGA
- a CDS encoding ABC transporter ATP-binding protein — translation MAPQIPHAEPGSPDTRSPLRYIWWLARCQPWRVLRGTFFGTAWMVGLAARPYLVSRAIDDGLRAGNTVSLLLWSAAIVVAGAALAHLAILRHRTMTMVREDASARSAEVLLRHLSRVGAVLPRRLATGEVATVGGSDVRQVAAVLSLAGPGLGGIIAYGVVAVLLWTVSPLLALVVLLGIPVIVATMGPLLRRLDRAERSYRQEQGLLTARAGDIVAGLRVLAGVGGRELFARRYAARSAVALARGYRVGAVVSWVDALTVAIPGAFLAAVVWLTARMTVTGEISIGQMVAVYGYAAALMVPVWFLLEDSYDLIRGRVAAGRIIALLGIKPYDADGPGAEPAPGRPADLHDPVTGLTVPEGGLFGVAVDDPAEGLALADRLGRYAESRVTWGGVPVTKIALGEIRASILVAEHDSYLFAGTLRDVLRGPVRRDDAEITAALHAASAEDVAEALPDGLDTPVGTRALDLSGGQRQRIRLARALLARPRVLILVEPASAVDAHTEARIAERMAAFRDGLTTIVITTSPLLLGRADMVAHVSGGRVTGTGTHAQLVEHDPGYRELVLRQSRSGEASRATVAEEAVR, via the coding sequence ATGGCCCCGCAGATTCCTCATGCCGAACCTGGGAGCCCGGACACGCGAAGCCCGCTGCGGTACATCTGGTGGCTGGCCCGCTGCCAGCCATGGAGGGTGCTGCGCGGGACCTTCTTCGGCACCGCGTGGATGGTGGGGCTGGCTGCCCGGCCCTACCTCGTCTCCCGTGCCATCGACGACGGGTTGCGCGCCGGGAACACCGTGTCCCTACTGCTGTGGTCCGCCGCCATCGTGGTCGCCGGCGCGGCGCTGGCCCACCTGGCCATCCTCCGACATCGCACGATGACGATGGTGCGCGAGGACGCCAGTGCCCGTAGCGCCGAGGTCCTGCTGCGTCACCTGTCACGGGTCGGCGCGGTGCTGCCCCGCCGGCTCGCCACCGGGGAGGTCGCGACCGTCGGTGGCTCCGACGTCCGCCAGGTCGCGGCGGTGCTCTCGCTGGCGGGGCCTGGGCTGGGCGGGATCATCGCGTACGGGGTCGTCGCCGTCCTGCTCTGGACGGTCTCCCCACTCCTGGCGTTGGTCGTGCTGTTGGGCATACCGGTGATCGTGGCCACCATGGGACCGTTGCTGCGTCGCCTGGACCGCGCCGAACGTTCCTACCGCCAGGAACAGGGCCTGCTCACCGCCCGTGCGGGTGACATCGTCGCCGGGCTACGTGTGCTCGCCGGGGTCGGCGGGCGCGAACTGTTCGCCCGCCGGTACGCGGCCCGATCGGCGGTCGCGCTGGCTCGGGGCTACCGGGTCGGCGCCGTCGTCAGCTGGGTCGACGCGCTGACGGTCGCGATACCGGGCGCTTTTCTCGCCGCCGTGGTGTGGCTCACGGCGCGAATGACCGTGACCGGCGAGATCTCGATCGGGCAGATGGTGGCCGTCTACGGATACGCGGCGGCCCTTATGGTCCCGGTCTGGTTCCTCCTGGAGGACAGCTACGACCTCATCCGGGGTCGGGTGGCCGCCGGCCGGATCATCGCCCTGTTGGGTATCAAGCCGTACGACGCGGACGGGCCTGGAGCCGAGCCGGCGCCCGGGCGCCCCGCCGACCTGCACGACCCGGTCACCGGGCTGACCGTGCCGGAGGGCGGCCTTTTCGGCGTCGCGGTCGACGACCCGGCCGAGGGCCTGGCGCTGGCGGACCGGCTCGGCCGATACGCCGAGAGCAGGGTGACCTGGGGCGGCGTGCCGGTGACCAAAATCGCGCTCGGCGAGATACGCGCGAGCATACTGGTCGCGGAGCACGATTCGTACCTGTTCGCCGGGACGTTGCGGGACGTCCTTCGCGGCCCGGTGAGACGCGATGACGCCGAGATCACAGCGGCGCTGCACGCGGCCTCGGCCGAGGACGTCGCCGAGGCGTTGCCGGACGGGCTCGACACGCCGGTCGGCACGCGCGCGCTCGATCTCTCCGGCGGCCAGCGGCAGCGGATACGTCTCGCCCGGGCGTTGCTCGCCCGGCCCAGGGTGCTGATCCTCGTCGAGCCGGCCTCAGCCGTGGACGCGCACACCGAGGCTCGAATCGCCGAACGCATGGCGGCGTTCCGGGACGGCCTGACCACGATTGTTATCACCACATCGCCGCTGTTGCTCGGCAGGGCCGACATGGTCGCTCACGTGAGCGGTGGCCGGGTCACCGGCACCGGCACCCACGCCCAACTCGTCGAGCACGATCCGGGCTATCGGGAGCTGGTGTTACGCCAGAGCCGATCCGGCGAGGCCAGCCGGGCCACGGTCGCCGAGGAGGCGGTGCGGTGA
- a CDS encoding LLM class F420-dependent oxidoreductase, with amino-acid sequence MDLRIMTEPQEGASYHDLLRVAQAAEAAGYDGFFRSDHYRAIDGPGAPGPTDAWTTLSALAVQTERIRLGTLVTSATFRLPGPLAIAVAQADQMSGGRIEFGLGAGWFEPEHTGYGIPFPPLAERFARLAEQLEIITGLWATPPGETYTFAGRHYTLTDSPALPKPTRRIPVIVGGTGPRRTPAIAARFADEFNVPFAPLGEAADQFDRVAAACAEAGRDSSRIIRSFAHPLVIAATEDEVARRCTSLGLDEEDIQASPLIGTPARIIDQLGRWREKAGVTRAYLQLPDLTDLGSLDLFASEVAPQLA; translated from the coding sequence ATGGATCTGAGGATCATGACCGAGCCGCAGGAAGGTGCTTCCTACCACGATCTGTTGCGCGTGGCGCAGGCTGCTGAGGCTGCCGGTTACGACGGCTTCTTTCGCTCTGACCACTATCGGGCCATCGACGGGCCCGGTGCCCCGGGCCCCACGGATGCGTGGACCACCCTGTCGGCACTGGCCGTCCAGACCGAGCGGATCCGCCTCGGCACGCTCGTCACCTCCGCTACCTTCCGCCTGCCCGGCCCGCTCGCGATCGCGGTCGCGCAGGCCGACCAGATGTCCGGCGGGCGCATCGAGTTCGGCCTCGGCGCCGGATGGTTCGAACCCGAGCACACCGGCTACGGCATTCCGTTCCCTCCCCTCGCCGAACGCTTCGCGCGCCTGGCGGAACAGCTCGAGATCATCACAGGGCTGTGGGCAACGCCGCCGGGTGAGACCTACACCTTCGCCGGCCGGCACTACACGCTGACCGACTCTCCGGCGCTGCCCAAACCGACGCGGAGGATCCCCGTCATCGTGGGTGGCACGGGGCCACGGCGGACGCCGGCTATCGCCGCCCGCTTCGCCGACGAGTTCAACGTGCCGTTCGCACCGCTCGGTGAGGCCGCCGACCAGTTCGACCGGGTCGCCGCGGCCTGCGCCGAGGCCGGACGCGATTCCTCCCGCATCATCCGCTCCTTCGCGCACCCCCTGGTGATCGCCGCCACCGAGGACGAGGTCGCCCGGCGCTGCACCTCGCTCGGCCTGGACGAGGAGGACATTCAGGCGAGCCCGCTCATCGGGACGCCCGCACGGATCATCGATCAGCTGGGCAGGTGGCGGGAGAAGGCCGGCGTCACCCGGGCCTATCTGCAGCTACCGGATCTGACCGACCTCGGCAGTCTGGATCTCTTCGCCTCGGAGGTGGCACCGCAACTGGCGTGA
- a CDS encoding tryptophan 7-halogenase, whose amino-acid sequence MENELDSDVIVVGGGPGGSTVSTLVAMQGHRVLLLEKEAFPRYQIGESLLPSTVHGICALLGVTNDLREANFMPKRGGTFRWGRSPEPWTFSFSVSDTFSGPTSLAYQVERMKFDQILLDNARKHGVDVREQCSAVDVLTNGNRVGGVRYRDAEGVVREVSSRFVVDASGNGSRIQDRVGGTRHYPDFFRNLALFGYFTGGKRLPPPNSGNILCAAFDGGWFWYIPLTAELTSVGAVLRPETLKTAVQADREQALTDLIQQCPLIADHLSNATRVTSGPYGDIRIRKDYSYCRDVFHRPGMVLVGDAACFIDPVFSSGVHLATYSGLLAARSINTVLAGRLDERTCFEEYEFRYRREYSVFHDFLLAFYDMHQDENSYFWTAKKVTSNTASDLESFVELVGGGASQERGLVRAGSYQDRREQFREFADLIDEPQNTTNDRELFQSSLVELVLEEGAKLQMQAAAGEVLYEEAVRPGGLTPSPDGLHWTRLG is encoded by the coding sequence ATGGAAAACGAGCTCGATTCCGATGTGATCGTCGTTGGTGGCGGGCCGGGCGGTTCCACCGTATCCACGCTCGTCGCGATGCAGGGGCACCGGGTTCTGCTGCTGGAGAAGGAGGCTTTTCCCCGCTACCAGATCGGTGAATCCCTGTTGCCGTCCACGGTGCACGGCATCTGTGCCCTGCTCGGGGTCACCAACGACTTGCGCGAGGCCAACTTCATGCCCAAGCGTGGTGGCACCTTCCGCTGGGGCCGGAGCCCCGAGCCATGGACCTTCTCGTTCTCGGTGTCGGACACCTTTTCCGGCCCCACCTCTCTTGCGTACCAGGTCGAACGGATGAAGTTCGATCAGATCCTGCTGGACAACGCTCGCAAGCACGGCGTGGACGTTCGGGAGCAGTGCTCGGCCGTCGACGTGCTGACCAACGGTAACCGGGTCGGCGGTGTCCGCTACCGGGATGCCGAGGGGGTCGTACGGGAGGTGAGCAGCCGGTTCGTCGTCGACGCCTCCGGCAACGGCAGCCGGATCCAGGACCGGGTCGGGGGAACCCGCCACTACCCCGACTTCTTCCGCAACCTGGCGCTGTTCGGCTACTTCACCGGTGGCAAGCGACTGCCTCCGCCGAACTCCGGCAACATTCTGTGCGCCGCGTTCGACGGAGGCTGGTTCTGGTACATCCCGCTCACCGCGGAACTCACCAGTGTCGGTGCGGTACTGCGGCCGGAGACGCTGAAGACGGCGGTTCAGGCCGACCGGGAGCAAGCCCTCACGGACCTCATCCAGCAATGTCCGCTCATCGCCGATCACCTCTCGAACGCGACCCGGGTCACCAGTGGACCGTACGGTGACATCAGGATTCGCAAGGACTACTCATACTGCCGTGACGTCTTTCACCGGCCGGGGATGGTGTTGGTAGGCGACGCGGCCTGCTTCATCGATCCGGTCTTTTCTTCCGGGGTGCACCTGGCCACCTACAGCGGCCTGCTGGCCGCTCGCTCGATCAACACCGTGCTCGCAGGCCGACTGGACGAGCGCACGTGTTTCGAGGAGTACGAGTTTCGGTATCGCCGGGAGTACTCGGTGTTTCATGACTTCCTGTTGGCCTTCTACGACATGCACCAGGACGAGAACTCGTACTTCTGGACGGCGAAGAAGGTCACCAGCAACACCGCCAGCGACCTGGAATCCTTTGTGGAACTGGTCGGCGGTGGCGCGTCCCAGGAACGGGGCCTGGTGCGGGCCGGCTCCTACCAGGACCGCCGGGAGCAGTTCCGGGAGTTCGCCGACCTCATCGACGAACCGCAGAACACGACGAACGACCGCGAGCTGTTCCAATCGTCCCTGGTCGAGCTGGTTCTGGAGGAGGGCGCGAAGTTGCAGATGCAGGCCGCCGCCGGCGAGGTGCTTTACGAGGAGGCGGTCCGCCCGGGCGGCCTGACGCCTTCGCCCGATGGACTGCACTGGACCAGGCTCGGCTGA